AATTCCAAAATGGAATTTAGGTACTAAAAACAATCAAAATATTAAGGTTAAAGAGTATAAAATCAGTTCTGAACCAGATAAGAAAGATGGTGTTGCCAGTTTACTAATTGAAGGTAGCGGTATTAAATTTATAGAATCTGGAAAAATAGGTGGGGTTGAGGGTGCTTCTCCTCAAATTGGGGCTATGATATCCATGTTGGAAGATTTAAAAAACCGAGTAGAAAATACAGTAAAAAATATGAGTAAATATGAAGTAGATTATTTACTAGATAAGGATGCAAATAGAATAGGAGCTTTAGTAATGCATTTGGCTGCAGCTGAGGCCTATTATCAGGTTTTTACATTTGAAAATAGGGAGTTTAATGCAGAAGAAGAGAAAAAGTGGGGCGCAGCATTAGCTTTGGATCAAGGGGGTAGAGATGATTTCAAAGGGAATGATATTCAATATTATCTTGATATTTATAATGAGGTAAGAGCAAAGACTATTAGTGAATTAAAAAAGAAAGACGATGCTTGGTTTGCTGAGGTACAAAAAAAATATGGAATTAGTAATCAATATTGTTGGTTTCATGTTATGGAGCATCAATCTAGTCATTTAGGTCAAATATTATTTTTAAAGAAGCGAATAAAACCAGAATTAGAATTAAAACTTGACGGTAAGATTAAAAATTAGAGTTTTTTTATTTTCGATGCCATACATGAAGATTTTAATACATCAGGTTTTTAGCTAAATCAAAACAATATAAAACCATGCCCAAAGGACCCGAAAAAAACACTAAAAACAAAGCGTTGCACACCAAACTCCTCAATAGGAAAAAGACAAAATTGCAAGAAGAGAAAGCAGCAAAAGCAGCACGCTTAAAGGCATTGGTAAACAAAATGAATCAGAAAAAGAACAATAATGAATCGGATGTCATTTAATTTAAAGCGTAAATAAATCTGTGCTAATCTTTGCAATCTGTGGTTAAAACAAATATTTCGATTCCTCAGTATTTTACCCGAAATTTGCAGCATACATCCTAACACAAAACTCAAATGGAATTCGGAAAAATCATCATCTCAGAAAACGCTGCTCAAAGTGAAAACCCACAAGACATAATTAACTCAAATATTTCGGTGATCAACTTAATGCGTGAAGAAAAAATTGATGACGATTTGATTCACGAAGATGCATTGATGAGTTATTATTTAGATTTTTACGTGGCGCAACATGTTGATGGCAATTTTGCACAATTTGTTCACCGCTCTGGATGGAATAAGGAATTAAATGAACTTATTGAAGAAGGTTTGGCCTTGATTGAAGCACCAAAACATCTAGAATTATTCCAGCAACAATCTAAAAAAGTACGTTTAATGAGCAGTGTAAAGCTCAATAAATTTTTACAAGGAAAATTAGAAGGGGTAAATCCCACTAGAGACGCACTCAACACCGATACTTTTTTCGAAATAGAAGAAAATATAGTAGAACTTAATGCTGCTTTTTTAATGTCGCACCCTGATCTTGAAGTGCTTTCTATAGACGATATGTTTGCAACTCTTGAAGCTTTTGTAGGTCACGAGATTAAAAGAGAGTAGCGTTATTTCGCAAAGACACACAAAGAAAAACACAAAGTAACGCAAAGATTTCTGCATAAAACTTCGTAAATCTTTGTAGCTCTTTTGCGAATCTTCGTGAAATAGCCTTTCCTGTTAAAAAAGAGTTGATTTATTTCGCAAAGACACACCAAGAATATCACAGAGCAACGCAAAGATTTCGATAAAAAACTTCGAGAATCTTTGTGGCTCTTTATTGAATCTTCGTGAAATAAATTTTCCTAAAAAACTTTGTCCCAATCTTACCAAACATTTCCTTAAATTTGCTTCCATAATCATATAAGTTAGCGCAAAAAAATCAAGCTATGTTACAAATTGCATTTATTAGAGAGAATCAAGAAAAAGTAATCAATGCTTTGGCCAAAAGAAATTTGGATGCCAAGAGTGTTGTTGAAGAAGTGGTACAACTAGATGAAAAACGTCGCGCTGCGCAGGTAGAGCTTGACACTATTTTATCTGAATCTAATAAATTATCCAAAGATATTGGCGAATTGATGAAAGCGGGTGAGAAAGCAAAAGCCGCAATTCTTAAAGAAAAAACAGTTTTAAACAAAGAGAAAAGCAAAGCGCTAGCCGAAACCGCTGAGGCACTAGCCGCTGAACTTTTAGAAAAATTATACACACTGCCTAATCTTCCAGCTGATATTGTTCCTGAGGGGAAAACACCAGAGGAAAACTTAAACGTTTTTGAAGAAGGTGCCGTTCCAGTTTTGCATGAAGGGGCACAACCACATTGGGATTTGGTAAAAAAATACGACATCATTGATTTTGAATTGGGAGTAAAAATCACTGGAGCAGGATTTCCAGTGTATAAAGGTAAAGGCGCTCGTTTACAACGTGCCTTGATCAATTATTTCTTAGATAAAAATACGGCAGCAGGTTATAATGAAGTTCAGGTTCCGCACATGGTCAATGAAGCATCTGCTTATGGAACTGGTCAATTGCCAGACAAAGAAGGGCAAATGTACCATGACAAAACCGATGATTTGTACTTGATTCCAACGGCTGAGGTTCCTGTTACTAATTTGTTTCGTGATGTAATCCTCAACGAAAATGAATTGCCAGTATTGACTACGGCTTATACGCCATGTTTCCGTCGTGAAGCAGGTTCTTATGGTGCACATGTACGCGGATTAAACCGTTTGCACCAGTTTGACAAAGTCGAAATTGTACGTGTAGAGCATCCTGATAAGTCATACGAAGCACTTGATGGAATGGTAGAACATGTCAAAGATATCTTGAGAGATTTGAAATTACCGTACCGTGTATTACGTCTTTGCGGAGGCGATATGGGTTTCACTTCAGCATTGACGTATGATTTTGAAGTTTTTTCTACGGCACAAGACCGTTGGTTAGAGATTAGTTCGGTTTCTAATTTTGAGACTTTTCAATCGAATCGTTTGAAATTGCGTTTCAAGGACAAGGACGGAAAAAACCAATTGGCACACACCTTAAACGGAAGTGCGCTGGCCTTGCCAAGAGTTATGGCTGGAATATTAGAAAATTACCAAACTCCTGAGGGAATTGTAATTCCAGAGGTATTGCGTCCTTACTGCGGATTTGATATTATAAATTAATTAGTTTGCGGTTATCAGTCACAGTTGACAATGCTGTGACTGAAAACTGTGACTGCAACTAAAATACGAATATTGATAATGAAAAAGCTCTTTCTATATATCACTTTGTCATTCTCGCTATTTGCTTTTGCCCAAAACGAGCAATTAGCACAGTATTATTATGACAAAGGCGATTTTGAAAAAGCAAAAATCAGTTATGAAGAACTTTTAAAAGAGACCCCTCAAAATTCACTTTATTTTTTAAGGTCAATAGATTGTTTGCAACAATTGCAGCAGTTCGAAAACGCTCAAAATGCACTTCAACTTAGGTATGATAAGTACCAGCAGCCAACAATTTTAGTAGAACTTGGCTATAATTATCAGTTGCAAAAAAACGAAACTAAGGCAACACCATACTACGAAAGAGCTTTGGAATCCATAAAGAAAAACCCAAATGATGTATATGGAGTTGCAAATGCTTTTGAACGTAAAGTACTTCTTGAATATGCATTGAAAGCATATAAAACGGTCTCTGGAACAAATGAAAATTATAATTTCAATTACCAAATAGGATTGCTCTACGGTCAAATGGCAAATATGGAGCTCATGGTGGCTACTTTTCTAGACGAAGCCTATGCAAATCCAGAAAACTCCATTAGGATTGAAAACCAATTAGTACGCTTTATGGTTGATGAAGGAGATGCTAATTTCAATGATATTTTACGCAAAGCCCTGATAGTAAGAACTCAAAAAACACAAGATATTTTCTGGAATCGTTTTTTAAGTTGGTTTTATGTACAGCAAAAAGAATTTGATAAGGCATTTATACAAGAAAAAGCCATTTACAAACGCAATCCCGAAACGCTTGCTAATATTGTAAGTCTAGGACAACAAGCTATTCAAGAGGACAAAACCGATGCCGCTATTGAGATTCTAAATTTTGTGTTGCAAAACTCACAGGACAAGGAGTTATTGGTCCAAGCCAATACGTTCTTAATTCGAATGAAAATTGAAAAAGCAACAGCTACTGATTTCCCAGCAATCAATCTGGCACTAGAGGATTTGCTAAAACAATTTGGAATAAGTCCTTTTACGCTATCTTTGCAGCTTATTCAAGCTCATTTCACAGCATTCAATTTAAAAAAACCAGAAGAGGCTAAAAAAATTATTAAGTCTGCCCTTGAAATGCAACTTAATGAATATGAAATAGCACAAACAAAAATGGAATTGGCCGACATCTTACTTTATGAAGAAAAATTCAACCAAGCATTATTGTACTATTCTCAAATTGAATTGGATTTAAAAAATGATGTTGTAGCTCATGAAGCCAGTTTGAAAGCAGCCAAAACGAGCTATTTTAAAACTGATTTTGAATGGGCCTTGAAACAATTTAAAGAGTTAAAAGCAGCTAATGCACAGTTGATTGCAAATGATGCCTTAGAGTATTACTTGCTGATAAATGACAATAAGGTTGCTGATTCAACTCAAACAGCCTTAAAACAATTTGCAAAAGGAGATTACCTCTTGTATCAAAATAGAGATGAGGAAGCCATTGTTCAATTTCAATCACTGTTACAAAAAAAGGCAGGTGAGCAAGCTAATGAAATTGAAGCGGTTACTTTGTTGAGATTGGGTAAAATTTATGAAAAAAAATCCGATTTTGTTTTGGCTTTAAGCCAATACCAAAAAATAATAGAAACACATAAAGAAAGCATTTACATTGACGAAGCCTTATTTTATGCGGCCGAAATAAACAATAAAAAACTACAACAACCTGAAATTGCTAAACCGCTGTATGAGAAAATAATTTTTAACCATCAAGACAGTATCCATTTTGTACCGGCCCGCAAAGAATATCGCATGTTAAGAGGAGACACTGTAATACAGTAAATGATGGTTACAAAACTAGGCTTTATATGATGGCAACCGTTGTTTTAGAATATTAATTTTTTTAACCCTACTATCCCTGGTAGGTTTTCCCTTTTTTTAGGGTCAGGGTCAGTTTATGATTATATACAACGTCACTACAAACATACATGAAAGCGTACACGATCAATGGATGATCTGGATGCAACACAAACACATTCCTGAAATCTTGGCAACTGGATTGTTTTCATCAGCCCGATTGGTTCGCGTATTGGTTGAAGAAGAAATGGGAGGAGTAACCTACTCTGTACAATATGAAACAGAAAGTAAGGAGACCTTGCAGCGGTATTATCAAGAACATGCACCTAGTTTTCGTGAAGAAGGAGCACGATTATTTGGAGATAAAATGCTAGCTTTTAGAACTGAACTTGAGTTGATTGGAGATTATAAATAAGTAGCGTAATCTTATAAACAACTAGTATCCAGACTAAAAATGGATCGCAAATACAATATAAACTTTATGCCTAAGTGGCAAAACAAATACATACTGAAATAAGTTCAGCAAAAAAATGGAAAAAGTAACCGCCAAAAAACACTTAGGACAACACTTTCTAAAAGATGAAAGTATAGCTAAGGATATTGCTGACACGCTAAACCTAGAAGGGTATGATGATGTCTTAGAAATAGGTCCGGGAATGGGAGTTTTGACAAAATATTTATTGGATAAACCTGTAAACACTTACGTTATTGAAATTGATACTGAATCAGTCACGTATTTGGATGCTAATTATCCAAAATTGAAAGATAAAATTATCTCTAAAGATTTCTTGAAATACAACATCAATGAAATTTTTGAAGGGAAGCAGTTTGCTATAATTGGGAACTTCCCGTATAATATTTCAACACAAATTGTTTTTAGAACATTAGAATACAAAGAACAAATACCCGAGTTTGCAGGTATGTTTCAAAAAGAAGTAGCAGAACGTATTTGTGAAAAGAAAGGAACAAAGGCGTATGGAATTCTCTCGGTACTGGTACAAGCTTTTTATGATGCGGAGTATTTGTTTACCGTAGACGAAAATGTTTTTAATCCGCCACCCAAAGTAAAATCAGGGGTTTTAAGGTTACGCCGTAAAAAAGATTATAGTTTGCCTTGCGGCGAAAAATTATTTTTCACAGTAGTTAAAACCGCTTTTCAGCAAAGGCGAAAAACGTTACGTAACAGCTTAAAGACCTTAAATTTATCAGATGCTTTACGTGAGGATGAAATTTTCAACCTTCGTCCAGAACAATTAGATGTAGCACAATTTATTTCCCTTACTCAAAAAATAGAAGCCGATGGAGTTTAAAATCAGCAAAGTACTAATACAAGAATTAGAGCAACTCATTCAAAACAAGAACGACCAGCAACTGGAAGTATTATTGAATGACATGCACCATGCTGATATTGCCGAAATTCTAGACGAGCTGGACTTTAACGAGGCTACTTACATTTTTAAAGTTTTAGACAGTGAAAAAACCGCCGAAATTCTTCTGGAATTAGAAGATGATTTGCGTGAAAACATATTAAGCAGGCTTTCGCCAAAGGAAATTGCGGAGGAATTAGATGAACTAGAAACCAATGATGCTGCGGATATTATTGCAGAGCTTTCGCAAGACTTAAAAGCCGAAGTAATTTCAGAGCTTCAGGATGTGGAGCATGCCAAAGATATTGTTGACTTATTGCGCTATGACGAGGACACCGCTGGTGGAATCATGCACAAGGAGTTGGTTAAAGTCAATGAAAACTGGAATGTACTTACGTGCGTGAAAGAAATGCGTATTCAGGCCGAAAATATCTCCAGAGTACACTCCATTTACGTGGTAGATGATGAAGATCGTTTAAAAGGGCGTTTGTCACTTAAGGATTTGTTAACTACTTCGTCAAGAACACCTATTAATGATGTTTATATCCGAAAATTAAACTCGGTAAAAGTAGATACAGAGGATGTTGAGGTAGCTCGTATCATGCAAAAGTACGATTTAGAAGCCATTCCTGTTGTGGACGAATTAGGAAGGTTAGTAGGTAGAATTACCATTGATGACATTGTAGATGTAATTAAGGACGAAGCAGACGAGGATTACCAGTTAGCAGCGGGTATCTCACAAGACGTAGAAGCCGATGATAGTATATTTGAACACACAAAGGCGCGTTTGCCTTGGTTGGTTCTGGCATTATTAGGTGGTTTTGTTTCTGTAAAAGTATTGGGACTTTTTGAAGGTGCCATGCTACAACACGGAAACTTATTCTTTTTTACCCCACTTATTGCGGCCATGGCAGGAAATGTGGGGGTGCAATCTTCGGCAATTATTGTACAAGGTTTGGCTAACAATACTTTAAGCGGTTCCGTTTTTAACCGACTCATCAAAGAGGTTTCTTTAAGTTTGTTAAACGGTGTGATACTAGCCAGTATTTTATTTGTAGGAAGTCATTTTTTACTGAATGTAGAGATGATTATCGGGATTATTGTCACTACCGCTTTGATTGCAGTAATCATTATTGCATCATTAATAGGTACTGCTATACCATTGTTGCTGGACAAATTCGGGATAGATCCTGCTTTAGCTACTGGACCTTTCATTACCACTAGCAACGACATTTGTGGTATTCTAATTTACTTTTCTATAGCACGATTGATTTTAGGGTTTTAGCCTCTTAAAATAGATTCGAATAGAACACTCAGCCCAAAATGAAATCTATTTATGCCACTAGTTTGGTTCAAAATGATTTCATTTTTGGCTTTTTCATTTATGTAGTTTGTGGTTTGTGTTGCTGTTTTAGCTATTTTTGAGCAAACTAAACTAAAACTAACTACAAGCTTTATTGATTTTATATCAACTACAAAATTGAAAAAGCAAAAAACTACAACGCATGAAAGTACACATTATTGGCGGAGGAAACCTAGGCGTTTCTATCGCGCTCGGTTTGGCTAAATTTGCTACACACCATCAGGTTACCATTACGCGACGAAACATTTCAAGTATACTTTATCTCGAAAAATTAGGAGCAACGGTAACAACGAATAATATTCTCGAAATTCAAGAAGCTGACGTAATTATACTCACCATCAAACCCTATCAGGTAGATACCGTTTTGGCCGAAATTCTACCACAAATCTCCAATAAAATAATTGCATCCGCAGTAAGTGGATTGTCTATTGAGAACTTACAATCTAAAATTGGCGCCAATAACTATGCAGTGCGTATCATGCCTAATATTGCGGCACAGTTTGGCGCATCGGCTACTTGTATTGCATTTCACGAAGCCCATAAAGAACAGGCCCAAGAGGTGGTTGCTCTATTTGAAAGTTTGGGTACAGCTCCTATTATTGACGAGAAATTAATGGATGCAGCAACAGTTCTAGCAGCTAGCGGTACAGCTTTTGCCCTGCGCTACATTCGCGCCTCAATGCAAGCCGGAATCGAAATAGGTTTTGATTGGCAAACTGCCCTCGCAATATCGGCACAAACTGTAAAAGGTGCAGCGCAAATGCTTTTGGAAGAAAAAATACATCCGGAACAATTAATAGATAGAGTTACCACGCCTAAAGGCTGTACCATTGCTGGGTTGAATGAAATGGAGATGCACGGTTTTAGTTCGTCCTTAATTCGCGGTATTAAAACTTCTTTGAAACAAATTAAAGGATAAAAGTATCAACTGTAACTAAAAAAAACACTTGATTATGAATGCATGTACTCTAATAATCAGAATGTCAAAAAATGGTGATATTTACAATAAGTCTTATCACTACAATGTACAAATTGCAAATGAGTTAGACTGTGAAATGCACTATAAAAATAACCGTAAAGAGGTAATGCTTGCGCCGGGAAAATATAGTTTGCTAATAAATGACGGCAAAACACAACAAGCTCAAGAAATTACTGTGAAAGCAGGCGAAATACAAACCTTTACTATCAATGCAAGAGTTACGTATCAATTAGGATTGGGTCTTATGATAGGAATTCAAGTGGCTTTTGGAGCTTTTTTATGCTATCAATTTTTTGTTTTGGATAGATTTTTTTTACCTCAAATTATCATTTTTGTAGCAATACTATTTTTGTTTACACAGTATAATTTTGGCAATAGTTTTAGCTTATCTTTTTCTAAAAAATGTTTTTAATACTCCAAAAAAAACCTCATTTATTCAAAAAATGAGGTTTTGTATTTTGAGGAAATTTAAAGCATCTTATTTTGTTTTTTTAGTTTAAGCGGTTTGAGGTTGAACTTGAGCCATAAAAACCCAATTGTTCCTGCAATAAAAGAGGCTATTAAAATGGCAATTTTAGAGTAAGTAATTACTTCTTCACCATCGTTTTTAAAAGCCAATAATGTGATAAAGATAGACATGGTAAATCCTATGCCGCCAAGCATTCCTGCGCCCAGAATACTACTCCATTTTAAATCCTTGGGCAGTGTACAAATACCTACACTTACCGCTAGAAAGGAGAATAACCATATTCCCAAAGGCTTTCCTATAACAAGTCCTAAAATGATTCCTATCGTGTTGGCATGATTTAAACCTTCTTGCCAGTTAGCACTAATTGCAATTCCTGTATTGGCAATAGCAAACAATGGTAGGATAAAAAACGCTACCGGATAATGCAAAAAGTGTTGCAAACGGTAAGAAGAAGTTTTTTTGCTTCCATCTCCAAACGGGATCACAAAGGCCAATAATACTCCTGTTATGGTAGCATGTACTCCTGAATTTAGCATGAAGTACCACATGGCTGCTCCTCCTATCAAGTATGGATAGAGTTGGTGCACGTTGCGTCTGTTAAAAATGAACAAAATCCCCATAATGGCAAATGCAATTCCTAGATTGATGTAGTCAATACTTTCCGTGTAAAATACAGCAATGACTATTATAGCTCCTAAATCATCAATGACTGCCAATGCGGTTAAGAAAATTTTTAATGAAGTAGGAACTCTTTTGCCTAAAAGCGATAAAATTCCTATTGCAAACGCAATGTCTGTAGCCATAGGAATTCCAGCTCCGTTTTGTGTAATGGTACCAAAGTTTAGCAATAAAAAAATCCCTGCCGGTACCAGCATTCCTCCCAAAGCCCCAAAAATGGGTAAAGCCGCATCTTTAATACTCGATAATTCTCCTTGATATATTTCTCGTTCTAATTCTAAACCTATCAATAAAAAGAAAATAGTCATTAAACCATCATTAATCCAGTGGGTAATAGAATGGTGTGCAATTTCAGTTTCCCAAAATGCAATATAATTGTTTTGTACTGCTGAGTTAGCCAATGCAATGGATAGTAAAGTCACAAAAAGTAATAAGATACCTCCTGCTTTTTCACTTTCAAAAAAGGCTTTAAATGTTTTAGTTACTTTCATTATTTATTTTGAGTTTGCTTTGTTGGAGAGCGGATAATACAAAGTACAAATTTACAATTTTAAAGGCTTATGGCATTCGTTTACTCCATAAACCGTATTTTTTTTGTTTATTTGAGTAATCAAAATTTAGAACATATGGCTATCAATATCCTTCACATAGACAGCAATCATCCTGTACTCTGGGATCAACTTCAAGCTGCTGGTTTTCATAATCACAGTGATTATGTTTCTTCAAAAGAGGAAATTGAATCTAAAATTGAGGATTATCACGGAATCGTGATTAGAAGTCGTTTTAAGATTGACAAAATATTTTTAGACAAGGCAACAAATTTACAGTTTATAGCACGTGTGGGTGCTGGATTAGAAAGTATTGATTGTGATTATGCTACGCAAAAGGGCATTGCGCTTATAGCCGCACCCGAAGGTAATAGGAATGCAGTAGCAGAGCATTCGTTAGGAATGATTCTGTCATTGTTCAATAACTTGAATCAAGCGGATCAAGAAATTAGAGCAGGACAGTGGAATAGAGAAAGTAATAGAGGTCATGAGCTAGATGGCAAAACAGTAGGTATTATTGGCTACGGAAATATGGGAAAATCTTTTGCCAAAAAACTTCGAGGTTTTGATGTAAAAGTACTTTGCTACGACATTCTAGAAAACGTAGGCGATGCCAATGCGAAACAAGTAACACTCGATACATTTCAGCAAGAAGTTGATGTGCTGAGCTTACACGTTCCTTGGACTCCAGAAACTGATAAAATGATCGACGCATCCTTTATCAATAACTTTGCAAAGCCATTTTGGATTATCAACACCTCACGCGGGAACAATCTAGTCACCCAAGATTTGGTAGCAGCTTTACAAGCAGGAAAAATTCTTGGTGCGGGTCTTGATGTTTTGGAATATGAAAAACTTTCTTTTGAAACTCTTTTCAGTGACAAAAATACTCCCGAAGCGTTTCAATATTTACTGCAAGCTAAAAATGTAATTTTAACGCCTCATATTGCGGGTTGGACTGTGGAAAGTAAGGAACGATTAGCACAAGTTATTGTAGATAAAATAAAAGCAAAGTATTTTGGTCAAGCCAAAGATATCGAGCCAGAAGAGCTCGTAACTGGAATTGGAGGTTTCTTTTTTAAGTCCAATGCCCCTAAAGGTTTAACGGCTTGGTACGAAAAGCATTTGGGTTTAAAAACAGATCAATACGGAGCTACTTTTTGGTGGAAAGATAAGAACGGCGCGGATTGTTCTACCCAATGGTCGCCTTTTGCTGCAGATACTACTTATTTTGAACCAAGCAAAAAAGAGTTCATGCAAAACTTTAGAGTGCTTGATTTAGAGGTATTATTGAAAAAATTAATACAAGAAGGTGTAACAATTGTGGGTGATATGCAGACTTATGAGTACGGAAAATTTGCTTGGATACTGGATTGCGAAGGAAATAAAATTGAACTTTGGGAGCCAATTGACGCTGCCTTTTTATAAATGAGAATATATAAACTACTTAATTAACTAATATTAACTAACGATGGAAAATCAAAAATACGAATCTTGGAATCAACCACAACATAACCGACAAGACAATAAGAAACTTCCAGCAGGGTTGCTCGCTATTCTTTTAGGACCTTTAGCAATTCATAAGTTTTTTTTGGGTTACACCACCGAAGGGATTATTTGGTTATTGATTAGTTTGTTTACCTGTGGAACCGTAACGACTTTATTAGGACTTATTGAAGGGATTATTTATTTGACAAAATCAGATGAAGAGTTTTATCAAACGTATCAAGTAGGTAAGAAGGCATGGTTTTAAAACATAAAAATCCCGTCTTATCTTTTTAGGACGAGACGGGATTTATATAATGCTACTGATATTAATCTTCTTTTTCGGCTAATTTTCGTTCTAGTTCGGCCTGAAATTCTTCCATTACCGGTTTCATAGTGCTTTCGGGAATGTCAGCTATTCTTATGTACATGAGGCCATCTACCGCGTTATTAAATAGTGGATCTACATTAAAGGCCACAACTTTGGCGTTTTGTTTGATGTATTTTTTAATCAAAACAGGTAAGCGCAAACTGCCAGGTTCCAATTCGTCAATTATTTTGTCAAATTTATTCAAATCAGCTTCAGTCTCGTTGAAAATGAAATCTTTGTCGGCATCTTTAAGTTTGACTTTATATGCTTTTTTAGGATGAATATATTGAGCAATATAAGGATCATAATAATTTGATTTCATAAACTCAATCATCAGTGATTTTGAAAAATCAGAAAATTGATTGCTGATACTTACCCCGCCCAATAAAAATTTATGCTCTGGATAACGTAATGTAGTGTGCATAATTCCTTTCCAAAGCAAGAAAAGTGGCATTGGTTTTTGTTGGTATTCCTTAATGATAAACGCGCGACCCATTTCTATGGATTTGTGCATCATATCATATAATTCAGGTTCAAATCTAAATAAATCGTTGAGGTAAAAACCATTTATACCATATTTAGGGTAAATTTCGGCTCCTAATCCCATGCGGTATGCACCTGCAATTTTGTTAGCTTCGTTATCCCATAAAAATAAGTGGTGGTAATATTGATCGTGCTTGTCAAGATCTATAGATTCATTGGTACCTTCACCTACTTCTCTAAAAGTAATTTCGCGAAGACGACCTATTTCATGAAGAATATTTGGAATTTTTGAAGCTCTTGCAAAAAACACTTCGTAGTTTTT
This portion of the Flavobacterium sp. CECT 9288 genome encodes:
- the mgtE gene encoding magnesium transporter; translated protein: MEFKISKVLIQELEQLIQNKNDQQLEVLLNDMHHADIAEILDELDFNEATYIFKVLDSEKTAEILLELEDDLRENILSRLSPKEIAEELDELETNDAADIIAELSQDLKAEVISELQDVEHAKDIVDLLRYDEDTAGGIMHKELVKVNENWNVLTCVKEMRIQAENISRVHSIYVVDDEDRLKGRLSLKDLLTTSSRTPINDVYIRKLNSVKVDTEDVEVARIMQKYDLEAIPVVDELGRLVGRITIDDIVDVIKDEADEDYQLAAGISQDVEADDSIFEHTKARLPWLVLALLGGFVSVKVLGLFEGAMLQHGNLFFFTPLIAAMAGNVGVQSSAIIVQGLANNTLSGSVFNRLIKEVSLSLLNGVILASILFVGSHFLLNVEMIIGIIVTTALIAVIIIASLIGTAIPLLLDKFGIDPALATGPFITTSNDICGILIYFSIARLILGF
- a CDS encoding DUF4286 family protein; amino-acid sequence: MIIYNVTTNIHESVHDQWMIWMQHKHIPEILATGLFSSARLVRVLVEEEMGGVTYSVQYETESKETLQRYYQEHAPSFREEGARLFGDKMLAFRTELELIGDYK
- the proC gene encoding pyrroline-5-carboxylate reductase produces the protein MKVHIIGGGNLGVSIALGLAKFATHHQVTITRRNISSILYLEKLGATVTTNNILEIQEADVIILTIKPYQVDTVLAEILPQISNKIIASAVSGLSIENLQSKIGANNYAVRIMPNIAAQFGASATCIAFHEAHKEQAQEVVALFESLGTAPIIDEKLMDAATVLAASGTAFALRYIRASMQAGIEIGFDWQTALAISAQTVKGAAQMLLEEKIHPEQLIDRVTTPKGCTIAGLNEMEMHGFSSSLIRGIKTSLKQIKG
- a CDS encoding DUF664 domain-containing protein, with amino-acid sequence MKSLITTVFLLTIVSLYSQTNREISRDWTSFNQTIDVQTATPKKFKVIAYVKVDTQDSHAWAGVWARVDTKEDKTGFFDNMRDRPVKLNQWQSYSVEGTIDSNSKSLSFGGLCSYNGKFYFDKFELFIENDKGVLTAVQIPNASFEMQTKNNEIPKWNLGTKNNQNIKVKEYKISSEPDKKDGVASLLIEGSGIKFIESGKIGGVEGASPQIGAMISMLEDLKNRVENTVKNMSKYEVDYLLDKDANRIGALVMHLAAAEAYYQVFTFENREFNAEEEKKWGAALALDQGGRDDFKGNDIQYYLDIYNEVRAKTISELKKKDDAWFAEVQKKYGISNQYCWFHVMEHQSSHLGQILFLKKRIKPELELKLDGKIKN
- the nhaA gene encoding Na+/H+ antiporter NhaA, producing the protein MKVTKTFKAFFESEKAGGILLLFVTLLSIALANSAVQNNYIAFWETEIAHHSITHWINDGLMTIFFLLIGLELEREIYQGELSSIKDAALPIFGALGGMLVPAGIFLLLNFGTITQNGAGIPMATDIAFAIGILSLLGKRVPTSLKIFLTALAVIDDLGAIIVIAVFYTESIDYINLGIAFAIMGILFIFNRRNVHQLYPYLIGGAAMWYFMLNSGVHATITGVLLAFVIPFGDGSKKTSSYRLQHFLHYPVAFFILPLFAIANTGIAISANWQEGLNHANTIGIILGLVIGKPLGIWLFSFLAVSVGICTLPKDLKWSSILGAGMLGGIGFTMSIFITLLAFKNDGEEVITYSKIAILIASFIAGTIGFLWLKFNLKPLKLKKQNKML
- the rsmA gene encoding 16S rRNA (adenine(1518)-N(6)/adenine(1519)-N(6))-dimethyltransferase RsmA, yielding MEKVTAKKHLGQHFLKDESIAKDIADTLNLEGYDDVLEIGPGMGVLTKYLLDKPVNTYVIEIDTESVTYLDANYPKLKDKIISKDFLKYNINEIFEGKQFAIIGNFPYNISTQIVFRTLEYKEQIPEFAGMFQKEVAERICEKKGTKAYGILSVLVQAFYDAEYLFTVDENVFNPPPKVKSGVLRLRRKKDYSLPCGEKLFFTVVKTAFQQRRKTLRNSLKTLNLSDALREDEIFNLRPEQLDVAQFISLTQKIEADGV
- a CDS encoding TM2 domain-containing protein, translating into MENQKYESWNQPQHNRQDNKKLPAGLLAILLGPLAIHKFFLGYTTEGIIWLLISLFTCGTVTTLLGLIEGIIYLTKSDEEFYQTYQVGKKAWF
- the serS gene encoding serine--tRNA ligase translates to MLQIAFIRENQEKVINALAKRNLDAKSVVEEVVQLDEKRRAAQVELDTILSESNKLSKDIGELMKAGEKAKAAILKEKTVLNKEKSKALAETAEALAAELLEKLYTLPNLPADIVPEGKTPEENLNVFEEGAVPVLHEGAQPHWDLVKKYDIIDFELGVKITGAGFPVYKGKGARLQRALINYFLDKNTAAGYNEVQVPHMVNEASAYGTGQLPDKEGQMYHDKTDDLYLIPTAEVPVTNLFRDVILNENELPVLTTAYTPCFRREAGSYGAHVRGLNRLHQFDKVEIVRVEHPDKSYEALDGMVEHVKDILRDLKLPYRVLRLCGGDMGFTSALTYDFEVFSTAQDRWLEISSVSNFETFQSNRLKLRFKDKDGKNQLAHTLNGSALALPRVMAGILENYQTPEGIVIPEVLRPYCGFDIIN